From Caloenas nicobarica isolate bCalNic1 chromosome 18, bCalNic1.hap1, whole genome shotgun sequence, a single genomic window includes:
- the ERN1 gene encoding serine/threonine-protein kinase/endoribonuclease IRE1 isoform X1, translating to MEPPHRLLGLAALLLLLSPRPGNTSSVTVPETLLFVSTLDGSLHAVSKRTGAIKWTLKEDPVLQVPIHVEEPAFLPDPNDGSLYTLGGKNNEGLTKLPFTIPELVQASPCRSSDGILYMGKKQDIWYVIDLLTGEKQQTLTSSFAESLCPSTSLLYLGRTEYTITMYDTKKKELRWNATYFDYAASLPDEDIKYKMSHFVSNGDGLVVTVDSESGDVLWIQNYASPVVAFYIWQREGLRKVMHTNVGIETLRYLTFMSGEVGHITKWKYPFPKETETKSKLTPTLYVGKYSTSLYASPSMVHEGVTVVPRGSAIPLLEGPKPEGATIEDNGECVITPSTDVKFSGRLKEKNKLSYWNDWLLIGHHETPLSAPTKILEKFPSNLPKRPENVIPADSDKATIEEVIDIVEGSSTDVPPAAPKDIEEKPARPVPRPEAPVDSMLKDMATIILSTFLLVGWVAFIIAYPMSVHQQQQRQHQLEEKIQLLQQQQLPFGAPSDLPPEVDFLDTSCGRPENSAASTPNLSPRASNHSAYSSISTSDAGSCISTEQEEGDEDANRVMVGKILFNPKDVLGHGAEGTIVYRGTFDNRDVAVKRILPECFSFADREVQLLRESDEHPNVIRYFCTEKDRQFQYIAIELCAATLQEYVEQKAFSHHGLQPITLLQQTTSGLAYLHSLSIVHRDLKPHNILISMPNAHGKVKAMISDFGLCKKLAVGRHSFSRRSGVPGTEGWIAPEMLSEDCKENPTYTVDIFSAGCVFYYVVSDGSHPFGKSLQRQANILLGAYSLESFNAGRHEDVVARDLIEQMINMDPQKRPSASCVLKHPFFWSLEKQLQFFQDVSDRIEKESLDGPIVKQLERGGREVVKMDWRQHITVPLQTDLRKFRSYKGGSVRDLLRAMRNKKHHYRELPPEVQETLGSIPDEFVCYFTARFPHLLLHTYHAMRICCHERLFQHYYNQDAAELSPAGDTV from the exons AAACTCCCATTCACTATCCCAGAGCTGGTGCAGGCATCTCCCTGTCGCAGTTCAGATGGGATCCTGTACATGG GTAAAAAGCAGGATATTTGGTACGTGATTGACCTCCTGACTGGGGAGAAACAGCAAACCTTGACCTCCTCCTTCGCAGAAAGTCTGTGCCCATCAACATCCCTCCTGTATCTCGGGAGAACAG AGTACACGATCACAATGTATGACACCAAGAAGAAGGAGCTGCGATGGAATGCCACCTATTTTGATTATGCAGCTAGTCTGCCTGATGAAGACATAAAATACA AAATGTCCCACTTTGTGTCCAATGGAGATGGGCTGGTGGTGACCGTGGACAGTGAGTCTGGGGACGTGCTGTGGATTCAGAATTACGCTTCTCCGGTGGTGGCTTTTTACATCTGGCAGCGTGAGGGGTTGCGGAAGGTTATGCACACGAACGTGGGGATAGAAACCCTGCGCTACCTGACGTTCATGTCCGGGGAGGTTGGACACATTACCAAGTGGAAATATCCTTTCCCAAAGGAAACGGAGACCAAGAGCAAACTGAC ACCGACTCTATACGTAGGGAAATACTCCACAAGTCTGTATGCATCGCCATCCATGGTGCATGAAGGAGTAACTGTTGTG CCCCGTGGCAGCGCCATCCCCTTACTGGAGGGTCCAAAACCAGAAGGAGCCACGATTGAAGACAACGGCGAGTGCGTCATCACCCCCAGCACGGATGTAAAGTTTTCGGgcagactgaaagaaaaaaacaaactgagCTACTGGAACGACTGGCTTTTAATAG GGCACCATGAAACACCATTATCTGCTCCTACAAAGATCCTGGAGAAATTCCCAAGCAACTTACCTAAGAGGCCTGAAAACGTGATTCCAGCTGACTCCGACAAAGCCACTATTGAAGAG GTTATTGACATAGTCGAAGGGTCCTCGACAGACGTGCCTCCCGCTGCTCCAAAGGATATCGAGGAGAAACCTGCTCGGCCTGTCCCTCGGCCTGAGGCCCCCGTGGACTCCATGCTGAAGGACATGGCCACCATCATCCTCAGCACTTTCCTGCTTGTGGGCTGGGTGGCTTTCATCATCGCTTATCCAATG AGTGTACATCAGCAGCAACAGAGGCAGCATCAGCTGGAAGAGAAGATCCAgctcttgcagcagcagcagctgccctttGGTGCTCCCAGCGATCTGCCCCCAGAAGTGGATTTCTTGGACACCTCCTGCGGCCGGCCGGAGAACTCGGCTGCCAGCACACCAAATCTGTCCCCAAGAGCATCGAACCATTCTGCCTACTCCAGCATCTCCACGTCCGACGCTGGGAGCTGCATCTCCACTGAGCAAGAAGAGGGAG ATGAAGATGCAAACAGAGTGATGGTTGGCAAGATTTTGTTTAACCCAAAGGATGTATTGGGACACGGAGCTGAAGGGACAATTGTTTACAG GGGCACATTTGATAACCGCGATGTTGCAGTGAAAAGAATTCTGCCCGAGTGCTTCAGCTTCGCGGACCGTGAAGTGCAGCTGCTGCGTGAGTCCGACGAGCATCCTAACGTGATCCGCTATTTCTGCACGGAGAAGGACCGGCAGTTTCAGTACATTGCCATTGAGCTGTGTGCTGCCACCTTACAGGAG TATGTTGAGCAGAAGGCCTTTAGTCACCATGGCTTACAGCCCATCACTCTCCTGCAACAGACAACATCTGGTCTTGCTTACCTGCACTCCCTCAGTATTG TCCACAGGGACCTGAAGCCCCATAACATCCTCATCTCGATGCCGAACGCCCATGGGAAGGTCAAAGCCATGATTTCGGACTTCGGCCTGTGCAAGAAGCTGGCCGTGGGCAGGCACAGCTTCAGCCGGCGCTCGGGCGTGCCGGGCACCGAGGGCTGGATCGCCCCAGAGATGCTGAGTGAAGATTGCAAAGAGAACCCG ACATACACCGTGGACATCTTTTCAGCTGGCTGCGTCTTTTATTACGTGGTATCTGACGGCAGCCATCCCTTTGGCAAATCTCTGCAGCGGCAAGCCAACATTCTGCTGGGTGCTTACAGCCTGGAGTCCTTCAATGCGGGGAGGCACG AAGACGTAGTTGCTCGTGATTTAATAGAGCAAATGATAAACATGGATCCTCAGAAACGTCCGTCTGCCAGCTGTGTGCTAAAACACCCATTCTTTTGGAGTTTAGAAAAACAGCTCCAGTTTTTTCAG GATGTTAGTGACCGGATAGAGAAAGAATCTTTAGATGGTCCAATAGTCAAACAATTAGAAAGAGGTGGAAGAGAGGTGGTGAAAATGGACTGGAGACAGCACATCACTGTTCCTCTTCAGACAG ATCTTCGAAAATTCAGATCCTATAAAGGAGGCTCAGTCCGGGATCTACTGAGGGCAATGAGAAATAAG AAGCACCACTACAGAGAGCTGCCTCCCGAAGTGCAGGAGACCCTGGGCTCCATCCCAGATGAATTTGTATGTTACTTTACAGCTCGTTTCCCTCACCTGCTCCTCCACACCTACCACGCTATGCGTATCTGCTGCCACGAAAGACTGTTCCAGCATTACTACAATCAGGACgctgcagagctgagccctGCGGGAGATACTGTTTGA
- the ERN1 gene encoding serine/threonine-protein kinase/endoribonuclease IRE1 isoform X2 encodes MYDTKKKELRWNATYFDYAASLPDEDIKYKMSHFVSNGDGLVVTVDSESGDVLWIQNYASPVVAFYIWQREGLRKVMHTNVGIETLRYLTFMSGEVGHITKWKYPFPKETETKSKLTPTLYVGKYSTSLYASPSMVHEGVTVVPRGSAIPLLEGPKPEGATIEDNGECVITPSTDVKFSGRLKEKNKLSYWNDWLLIGHHETPLSAPTKILEKFPSNLPKRPENVIPADSDKATIEEVIDIVEGSSTDVPPAAPKDIEEKPARPVPRPEAPVDSMLKDMATIILSTFLLVGWVAFIIAYPMSVHQQQQRQHQLEEKIQLLQQQQLPFGAPSDLPPEVDFLDTSCGRPENSAASTPNLSPRASNHSAYSSISTSDAGSCISTEQEEGDEDANRVMVGKILFNPKDVLGHGAEGTIVYRGTFDNRDVAVKRILPECFSFADREVQLLRESDEHPNVIRYFCTEKDRQFQYIAIELCAATLQEYVEQKAFSHHGLQPITLLQQTTSGLAYLHSLSIVHRDLKPHNILISMPNAHGKVKAMISDFGLCKKLAVGRHSFSRRSGVPGTEGWIAPEMLSEDCKENPTYTVDIFSAGCVFYYVVSDGSHPFGKSLQRQANILLGAYSLESFNAGRHEDVVARDLIEQMINMDPQKRPSASCVLKHPFFWSLEKQLQFFQDVSDRIEKESLDGPIVKQLERGGREVVKMDWRQHITVPLQTDLRKFRSYKGGSVRDLLRAMRNKKHHYRELPPEVQETLGSIPDEFVCYFTARFPHLLLHTYHAMRICCHERLFQHYYNQDAAELSPAGDTV; translated from the exons ATGTATGACACCAAGAAGAAGGAGCTGCGATGGAATGCCACCTATTTTGATTATGCAGCTAGTCTGCCTGATGAAGACATAAAATACA AAATGTCCCACTTTGTGTCCAATGGAGATGGGCTGGTGGTGACCGTGGACAGTGAGTCTGGGGACGTGCTGTGGATTCAGAATTACGCTTCTCCGGTGGTGGCTTTTTACATCTGGCAGCGTGAGGGGTTGCGGAAGGTTATGCACACGAACGTGGGGATAGAAACCCTGCGCTACCTGACGTTCATGTCCGGGGAGGTTGGACACATTACCAAGTGGAAATATCCTTTCCCAAAGGAAACGGAGACCAAGAGCAAACTGAC ACCGACTCTATACGTAGGGAAATACTCCACAAGTCTGTATGCATCGCCATCCATGGTGCATGAAGGAGTAACTGTTGTG CCCCGTGGCAGCGCCATCCCCTTACTGGAGGGTCCAAAACCAGAAGGAGCCACGATTGAAGACAACGGCGAGTGCGTCATCACCCCCAGCACGGATGTAAAGTTTTCGGgcagactgaaagaaaaaaacaaactgagCTACTGGAACGACTGGCTTTTAATAG GGCACCATGAAACACCATTATCTGCTCCTACAAAGATCCTGGAGAAATTCCCAAGCAACTTACCTAAGAGGCCTGAAAACGTGATTCCAGCTGACTCCGACAAAGCCACTATTGAAGAG GTTATTGACATAGTCGAAGGGTCCTCGACAGACGTGCCTCCCGCTGCTCCAAAGGATATCGAGGAGAAACCTGCTCGGCCTGTCCCTCGGCCTGAGGCCCCCGTGGACTCCATGCTGAAGGACATGGCCACCATCATCCTCAGCACTTTCCTGCTTGTGGGCTGGGTGGCTTTCATCATCGCTTATCCAATG AGTGTACATCAGCAGCAACAGAGGCAGCATCAGCTGGAAGAGAAGATCCAgctcttgcagcagcagcagctgccctttGGTGCTCCCAGCGATCTGCCCCCAGAAGTGGATTTCTTGGACACCTCCTGCGGCCGGCCGGAGAACTCGGCTGCCAGCACACCAAATCTGTCCCCAAGAGCATCGAACCATTCTGCCTACTCCAGCATCTCCACGTCCGACGCTGGGAGCTGCATCTCCACTGAGCAAGAAGAGGGAG ATGAAGATGCAAACAGAGTGATGGTTGGCAAGATTTTGTTTAACCCAAAGGATGTATTGGGACACGGAGCTGAAGGGACAATTGTTTACAG GGGCACATTTGATAACCGCGATGTTGCAGTGAAAAGAATTCTGCCCGAGTGCTTCAGCTTCGCGGACCGTGAAGTGCAGCTGCTGCGTGAGTCCGACGAGCATCCTAACGTGATCCGCTATTTCTGCACGGAGAAGGACCGGCAGTTTCAGTACATTGCCATTGAGCTGTGTGCTGCCACCTTACAGGAG TATGTTGAGCAGAAGGCCTTTAGTCACCATGGCTTACAGCCCATCACTCTCCTGCAACAGACAACATCTGGTCTTGCTTACCTGCACTCCCTCAGTATTG TCCACAGGGACCTGAAGCCCCATAACATCCTCATCTCGATGCCGAACGCCCATGGGAAGGTCAAAGCCATGATTTCGGACTTCGGCCTGTGCAAGAAGCTGGCCGTGGGCAGGCACAGCTTCAGCCGGCGCTCGGGCGTGCCGGGCACCGAGGGCTGGATCGCCCCAGAGATGCTGAGTGAAGATTGCAAAGAGAACCCG ACATACACCGTGGACATCTTTTCAGCTGGCTGCGTCTTTTATTACGTGGTATCTGACGGCAGCCATCCCTTTGGCAAATCTCTGCAGCGGCAAGCCAACATTCTGCTGGGTGCTTACAGCCTGGAGTCCTTCAATGCGGGGAGGCACG AAGACGTAGTTGCTCGTGATTTAATAGAGCAAATGATAAACATGGATCCTCAGAAACGTCCGTCTGCCAGCTGTGTGCTAAAACACCCATTCTTTTGGAGTTTAGAAAAACAGCTCCAGTTTTTTCAG GATGTTAGTGACCGGATAGAGAAAGAATCTTTAGATGGTCCAATAGTCAAACAATTAGAAAGAGGTGGAAGAGAGGTGGTGAAAATGGACTGGAGACAGCACATCACTGTTCCTCTTCAGACAG ATCTTCGAAAATTCAGATCCTATAAAGGAGGCTCAGTCCGGGATCTACTGAGGGCAATGAGAAATAAG AAGCACCACTACAGAGAGCTGCCTCCCGAAGTGCAGGAGACCCTGGGCTCCATCCCAGATGAATTTGTATGTTACTTTACAGCTCGTTTCCCTCACCTGCTCCTCCACACCTACCACGCTATGCGTATCTGCTGCCACGAAAGACTGTTCCAGCATTACTACAATCAGGACgctgcagagctgagccctGCGGGAGATACTGTTTGA